In Candidatus Polarisedimenticolia bacterium, one DNA window encodes the following:
- a CDS encoding CdaR family protein has translation MQVDFRRNLALKFFSLVLALLVWILTTGESQKVKDLVVPLQYTHLPPGMALTGETPDKVSLRIQAPEPILQRISEDQVDARLDLSQLQMGDQYLTLSPDRFHVSGATVIRVEPPVLPLHLVRRSEKEVPIVPRLEGRPPEGYEVVDYRVDPATVTVVGPEDSVREVQRATTGSIFVGGFTTSREIKVHPYLEGEESGQVRLKEDSDRDVAVRVGIREKRIRRVLKGVPVRARGGGGPARVKPESIDVRVSGPASLVNALDRGNLLVEIHLEGLAAREKEYRLFPRVTLIGLPPGSSSDLQAEPASRTVSVKIAPPLAEKP, from the coding sequence ATGCAGGTTGATTTCCGCCGGAACCTCGCCCTCAAGTTCTTCTCCCTGGTGCTGGCGCTCCTCGTGTGGATCCTGACGACAGGAGAGAGCCAGAAGGTCAAGGACCTTGTGGTCCCCCTCCAATACACGCACCTTCCCCCGGGAATGGCGCTCACGGGAGAGACCCCCGACAAAGTCTCCCTGCGGATCCAGGCCCCCGAGCCAATCCTGCAGCGAATCAGCGAAGATCAGGTCGACGCCCGCCTCGATCTCTCCCAGCTCCAGATGGGCGATCAATACTTGACGCTCTCTCCCGACCGCTTCCATGTTTCCGGCGCCACCGTGATCCGCGTCGAACCCCCGGTGCTTCCGCTGCACCTCGTACGGCGGTCGGAGAAGGAAGTCCCCATCGTCCCGCGCCTCGAGGGAAGGCCGCCGGAGGGTTATGAAGTGGTAGACTACCGGGTCGATCCGGCGACCGTGACCGTCGTCGGACCCGAGGACTCAGTTCGGGAAGTCCAGCGAGCGACGACCGGCAGCATTTTCGTCGGCGGGTTCACGACCTCCCGGGAAATCAAGGTCCATCCCTACCTCGAAGGGGAGGAGAGCGGCCAGGTTCGCCTCAAGGAAGATTCCGATCGCGACGTCGCCGTGCGCGTCGGAATCCGGGAGAAGCGGATCCGGCGCGTCCTGAAGGGGGTGCCGGTGCGGGCCCGGGGCGGAGGCGGCCCGGCCCGCGTGAAGCCGGAGTCGATCGACGTGAGAGTCTCCGGTCCGGCCTCGTTGGTGAACGCCCTGGACCGCGGGAACCTCCTGGTGGAGATTCATCTGGAGGGATTGGCCGCGCGCGAGAAGGAGTACCGCTTGTTCCCCCGCGTCACCCTCATCGGACTGCCCCCGGGAAGCTCCAGCGACCTCCAGGCCGAGCCGGCTTCCCGGACCGTTTCGGTGAAGATCGCGCCGCCTCTCGCGGAGAAGCCGTGA
- the cdaA gene encoding diadenylate cyclase CdaA, which translates to MLRSLLDLTHLDQFGWVDLLDVLLLAVIIYYVVLLIRGTRAVQMLVGVIVLVLAYWISGLPEGNHLRTVHRVLGSFLFYVPFALIVIFQDTIRRALAGLARNPFRLLASPLTDPMIQDIALAATTLAARRHGALIVVEREQGLRDQAETGIRIDAALSYDLLVNIFAPHTPLHDGAVILAEGRIRAAACFLPLGGEGELTRELGTRHRAALGICGETDALAIVVSEETGTISICDGPHILRGLDARGLRDQLRERLLPARGKAIRPAAAAVPSRERGHAG; encoded by the coding sequence GTGCTCCGCAGTCTCCTCGACCTGACGCATCTCGATCAATTCGGCTGGGTGGATCTCCTCGACGTCCTCCTCCTGGCCGTGATCATCTATTACGTCGTCCTGCTCATCCGCGGGACCCGGGCCGTCCAGATGCTGGTCGGGGTCATCGTCCTCGTCCTCGCCTACTGGATTTCGGGCCTTCCCGAAGGCAACCATCTGCGGACGGTTCACCGCGTGCTGGGCTCCTTCCTGTTTTACGTTCCCTTCGCCTTGATCGTCATCTTTCAGGACACGATTCGGCGCGCCCTCGCGGGACTCGCGAGGAATCCCTTTCGCCTCCTCGCATCACCGCTGACGGACCCCATGATTCAAGACATCGCCCTGGCGGCGACCACGCTGGCGGCCCGGCGGCACGGAGCGCTCATCGTGGTGGAGCGGGAGCAGGGGCTGCGGGACCAGGCGGAGACCGGAATCCGGATCGACGCGGCGCTCTCCTACGATCTCCTCGTCAACATCTTCGCCCCCCATACGCCGCTGCACGACGGGGCGGTGATTCTCGCGGAGGGCCGGATTCGCGCCGCCGCCTGTTTCCTGCCCTTGGGGGGCGAGGGCGAGCTGACCCGGGAGCTGGGAACTCGTCACCGGGCGGCCCTGGGAATCTGCGGAGAGACTGACGCCCTGGCCATCGTGGTCTCCGAGGAGACGGGAACCATCTCGATTTGCGACGGCCCCCACATCCTGCGCGGCCTGGACGCGCGCGGCCTGCGCGATCAACTGCGCGAGCGCCTCCTTCCGGCCCGCGGCAAGGCGATCCGGCCCGCGGCGGCCGCCGTCCCCTCGAGGGAGCGCGGGCATGCAGGTTGA
- the folP gene encoding dihydropteroate synthase, which produces MISLVLFMTGPATPLGREEREGLGIPDDLPLPPAGIFVRLEGLRAETALLLSRLSGESGGSVRALREKGGTTWVAGISGEGWDSFLRSLAPASPALAEISRELRALLRAGRLPARNLRLGRRRLRLGRRTLIQGILNVTPDSFHDGGQWLEPGRAVERAFRMAEEGAGVVDLGGASTRPGSRSIPAREEARRILPVLKALAGRLTVPISVDTTQSSVAAAALDAGAEIVNDISGLTFDPRLASVVARHDAGLVLSHIQGRPRSMQRRPRYRHLLPEVVAFLRRAIRRATEAGVHPESILVDPGIGFGKTAGHNLLLLRHLRVLQSAGRPILVGASRKSFLSMALGREGGTLEGGSEERLEGSLAVAALAVYNGAAALRVHDVAETVRAARVAEAVRDAALRAGKG; this is translated from the coding sequence GTGATATCACTCGTCCTTTTCATGACGGGCCCGGCCACTCCTTTGGGCCGCGAGGAACGCGAGGGTCTCGGGATACCCGACGACCTTCCCCTCCCGCCGGCCGGGATCTTCGTCCGGCTCGAAGGGTTGCGCGCCGAGACGGCGCTTCTTCTCAGCCGGCTCTCCGGCGAATCGGGCGGGAGCGTCCGTGCGCTCCGGGAAAAAGGCGGGACGACCTGGGTCGCGGGAATCTCCGGGGAAGGATGGGATTCTTTCCTCCGGAGCCTGGCGCCGGCCTCGCCGGCGCTTGCCGAAATCTCCCGGGAGCTGCGCGCCCTCCTGCGGGCCGGCCGCCTTCCCGCCCGCAACCTGCGACTGGGCAGACGGCGGCTTCGCCTCGGGCGGCGCACCCTCATCCAAGGCATCCTCAACGTCACGCCCGACTCCTTCCACGACGGCGGCCAGTGGCTCGAGCCCGGCCGCGCCGTTGAGCGCGCCTTCCGGATGGCCGAGGAAGGGGCCGGCGTCGTGGACCTCGGCGGCGCCTCGACCCGGCCGGGCTCTCGATCGATTCCGGCGCGGGAAGAGGCCCGCCGCATCCTGCCCGTCCTCAAGGCTCTCGCGGGACGATTGACGGTCCCGATCTCGGTGGATACGACCCAATCCTCCGTGGCGGCGGCCGCTCTCGACGCCGGCGCCGAGATCGTCAACGACATCAGCGGACTGACCTTCGATCCGCGCCTGGCATCGGTGGTCGCCCGCCACGACGCGGGCCTCGTGCTGTCTCACATCCAGGGGAGGCCGCGGAGCATGCAGCGCCGCCCGCGCTACCGTCACCTGCTTCCCGAGGTGGTGGCGTTCCTGAGGCGCGCCATCCGCCGAGCCACCGAGGCGGGCGTCCATCCGGAATCGATCCTGGTCGACCCCGGCATCGGGTTCGGCAAGACGGCAGGCCACAACCTCCTTCTCTTGCGGCACCTCCGCGTCCTGCAGTCGGCGGGGCGTCCGATCCTCGTCGGGGCCTCACGGAAGTCTTTTCTCTCGATGGCGCTGGGCCGCGAGGGGGGAACCCTGGAGGGGGGAAGCGAAGAGCGACTCGAAGGAAGCCTTGCCGTCGCGGCGCTGGCCGTATACAACGGCGCCGCGGCGCTGCGCGTCCACGACGTGGCGGAAACCGTCCGCGCGGCCCGGGTTGCCGAAGCCGTCCGCGACGCCGCCCTCCGCGCCGGGAAAGGATAA
- the ftsH gene encoding ATP-dependent zinc metalloprotease FtsH, with translation MNTLAKNIVFWLVIIVLALVAYHFLAGSTVLQTELPFSDFLAQAEAGKISEVTINGSDVEGTYLEKDPSGQPKTFHTIVPEYPDLVKDLRKYSVSIIAKKPKDANYLVTILSWLPMVLLVGVWIFFMRQMQSGGNKALSFGKSKAKLSSSQGKKVTFRDVAGVDEAKEELQEIIEFLKEPQKFQKLGGKIPKGVLLMGPPGTGKTLLARAIAGEANVPFFSISGSDFVEMFVGVGASRVRDLFEQGKKNAPCIIFIDEIDAVGRHRGAGLGGGHDEREQTLNQLLVEMDGFESNEGVILIAATNRPDVLDPALLRPGRFDRRVVVPRPDVKGREEILRVHTRKTPLGEDVDLPVLARGSPGFSGADLANLVNEAALNAARYGKKAVMMEDFEGAKDKVLMGTERKSLIISEEEKKVTAYHEAGHALVAAILPDADPLHKVTIIPRGMALGVTQQLPIDDRHNYSREYLRSEIAVMMGGRVAEELYLKKITTGAGNDIEQATDMARRMVCEWGMSDVMGPLTFGKKEEQIFLGREIAQHQDYSESTASLIDKEVKRLVLEGYEKAKEILSTHAAALHRIAKALLEYEVLAGEEVMGVLRGEEISPLRSRRPQRPAPETPRAEPEKAKGEFPESPVIARDPLKQPG, from the coding sequence TTGAATACTCTGGCTAAAAACATCGTCTTCTGGCTGGTCATCATCGTGCTGGCCCTGGTCGCGTACCACTTCCTGGCCGGGAGCACGGTGCTGCAGACCGAATTGCCGTTCAGCGATTTCCTCGCCCAGGCCGAGGCGGGAAAAATCTCCGAAGTCACGATCAACGGCAGCGACGTCGAGGGGACGTATCTCGAAAAGGATCCCTCCGGCCAGCCGAAGACCTTCCACACCATCGTCCCCGAATACCCTGACCTGGTGAAGGATCTCCGCAAGTACAGCGTTTCCATCATCGCCAAAAAGCCGAAGGACGCGAACTACCTCGTCACGATCCTCTCGTGGCTCCCCATGGTCCTGCTCGTGGGCGTCTGGATTTTCTTCATGCGGCAGATGCAGTCGGGGGGCAACAAGGCGCTGTCTTTCGGGAAGAGCAAGGCGAAGCTCTCCTCCTCCCAGGGGAAGAAGGTGACGTTCCGCGACGTCGCCGGCGTGGACGAGGCCAAGGAGGAGCTCCAGGAAATCATCGAGTTCCTCAAAGAGCCTCAGAAGTTCCAGAAGCTCGGCGGCAAGATCCCCAAGGGCGTTCTGCTGATGGGACCGCCCGGAACGGGCAAGACCCTTCTGGCGCGGGCGATCGCCGGGGAGGCGAACGTTCCCTTCTTTTCGATCTCCGGCTCCGATTTCGTGGAGATGTTCGTCGGCGTCGGGGCTTCCCGCGTCCGGGATCTCTTCGAGCAGGGGAAGAAGAACGCCCCCTGCATCATCTTCATCGACGAGATCGACGCCGTCGGCAGGCACCGGGGAGCCGGCCTGGGAGGGGGACACGACGAGCGCGAGCAGACGCTCAACCAGCTGCTCGTGGAGATGGACGGTTTCGAGAGCAACGAGGGCGTCATTCTCATTGCCGCCACGAATCGTCCGGATGTTCTCGATCCCGCCCTCCTCCGGCCGGGACGCTTCGATCGGCGCGTGGTGGTTCCCCGGCCCGACGTCAAGGGGCGGGAGGAGATCCTGCGCGTGCATACCCGCAAGACGCCGCTCGGGGAAGACGTCGATCTGCCGGTGCTGGCGCGCGGTTCTCCCGGGTTCTCCGGGGCCGATCTCGCCAACCTCGTGAACGAGGCGGCGCTGAACGCCGCCCGGTACGGCAAGAAAGCCGTCATGATGGAGGACTTCGAGGGGGCCAAGGACAAGGTCCTGATGGGGACCGAGCGCAAGAGCCTCATCATCAGCGAAGAGGAGAAGAAGGTCACGGCTTATCACGAGGCGGGCCACGCCTTGGTCGCCGCGATCCTTCCCGACGCCGACCCCCTCCACAAGGTCACCATCATTCCGCGGGGAATGGCCCTGGGCGTCACGCAGCAGCTGCCGATCGACGACCGACACAATTACAGCCGTGAATACCTGCGAAGCGAGATCGCCGTCATGATGGGCGGCCGGGTCGCCGAGGAGCTCTACCTCAAGAAGATCACCACCGGGGCGGGGAACGACATCGAGCAGGCCACCGACATGGCCCGGCGAATGGTGTGCGAATGGGGCATGAGCGATGTCATGGGTCCCCTCACCTTTGGCAAGAAGGAGGAGCAGATCTTCCTGGGACGCGAGATCGCTCAGCACCAGGACTACAGCGAATCGACCGCCTCCCTCATCGACAAGGAAGTGAAGCGCCTGGTTCTCGAGGGATACGAGAAGGCGAAGGAGATCCTCTCCACTCACGCGGCGGCTCTCCACCGGATCGCCAAAGCGCTCCTGGAATACGAAGTGCTGGCCGGAGAAGAGGTCATGGGCGTCCTGCGAGGCGAGGAGATCTCTCCGCTGCGCTCCCGGCGCCCCCAACGGCCCGCGCCCGAGACGCCGCGGGCGGAGCCGGAGAAGGCGAAGGGAGAGTTTCCGGAAAGTCCGGTCATCGCCCGCGATCCCTTGAAGCAGCCGGGTTAG
- the hpt gene encoding hypoxanthine phosphoribosyltransferase, translating to MNLAKEILKSEAEIADRVRQLGGQITADHEGKDLAVLGILKGSFVFLADLIRQIDLPQQVGFLEITHSPKSEFLTEILFSSSFRVEGTNLLVVEDILDTGITLAYLCQQLESKKPKSIRVCTLLDKPQKRKVDIQPDYLGFTVPNRHVVGYGLDHEGRFRNLPYLTYVE from the coding sequence ATGAACCTCGCGAAGGAGATTCTGAAGTCGGAGGCCGAGATCGCGGACCGCGTCCGCCAGCTCGGCGGCCAGATCACGGCGGACCATGAGGGGAAGGACTTGGCGGTCCTTGGGATCCTGAAGGGGTCCTTCGTGTTCCTGGCGGATCTGATCCGGCAGATCGATCTTCCCCAGCAGGTGGGGTTCCTCGAAATCACCCACTCGCCGAAATCGGAGTTCCTCACGGAGATCCTATTCTCGTCCAGCTTCCGCGTCGAAGGGACGAACCTTCTCGTGGTCGAGGACATCCTGGATACCGGAATCACCCTCGCGTATCTCTGCCAGCAGCTGGAATCGAAGAAGCCGAAATCGATCCGGGTTTGCACGCTCCTGGACAAGCCCCAGAAGCGCAAGGTGGACATCCAGCCCGATTACCTGGGTTTCACCGTTCCCAACCGGCACGTCGTCGGCTACGGGCTCGACCATGAAGGCCGGTTCCGCAACCTCCCTTACCTCACCTACGTGGAATAG
- the tilS gene encoding tRNA lysidine(34) synthetase TilS, with translation MALDLFDAFRITLARRAMWAEGTSVLVAVSGGADSVCLLDLFRRLRESSSFPLAVAHLNHGLRGPESDGDEEFVAALALRHGLPFHAQKLAPGELSGAPEGLEAAGRRARYAFLEETARSTGANRVALGHTRDDQAETFLMRLLRGAGTRGLSGIYPIVEGRFIRPLLDAGRADVETYLRERSLPWREDSTNADLSRTRNRIRARLVPMLREDFNAEIGSALARATEILREDDAYLNEVTSRVAERLLKRDPLGLSLSIPAIRVLPRALRRRLLRSAFEQSFGNGRGAPPPDFESMERLEELIRVGHHGAAITLPGGNQARVYYSDLTLVNPDLARFEEEVPLAVPGAVSLPQLGVRLTASEVAGPPDFAGAPATERALLDADTLPGPLLVRSRRAGDAFMPLGSAGESKLKAYLIDRKVPRPARERIPLVLAGHRIAWVVGFQIDDRYKVTAGTRRILVLSKETP, from the coding sequence ATGGCCCTTGACCTCTTCGATGCCTTCCGAATCACCCTTGCCCGTCGCGCCATGTGGGCCGAGGGCACCAGCGTGCTCGTCGCCGTCTCCGGCGGCGCCGATTCCGTGTGCCTGCTCGACCTTTTCCGCCGCCTGAGGGAGTCCTCGTCGTTCCCCCTGGCCGTGGCCCATCTCAATCATGGCCTGAGAGGCCCGGAGTCCGATGGGGACGAGGAATTCGTCGCCGCGCTCGCTCTCCGCCACGGCCTGCCTTTTCATGCTCAAAAACTCGCGCCCGGCGAGCTGTCCGGGGCGCCGGAGGGGCTCGAAGCCGCCGGGCGCAGGGCCCGTTACGCCTTTCTCGAAGAGACGGCGCGCTCGACGGGAGCGAATCGCGTGGCGCTGGGCCATACGCGCGACGATCAGGCCGAGACCTTCCTGATGCGCCTCCTGCGCGGGGCCGGCACGCGCGGACTTTCGGGAATCTATCCGATCGTGGAAGGGCGCTTCATCCGGCCCTTGCTCGACGCGGGACGAGCGGACGTGGAGACGTACCTCCGGGAGAGGAGCCTCCCCTGGCGCGAGGATTCCACGAACGCGGACCTGTCGCGGACGCGGAACCGGATCCGGGCCCGGCTCGTCCCCATGCTCCGGGAGGACTTCAATGCCGAGATCGGCTCCGCGCTCGCCCGCGCGACCGAGATCTTGCGTGAGGACGACGCCTACCTCAACGAAGTGACTTCCCGGGTGGCGGAGCGCCTTCTGAAGCGGGATCCGCTTGGCCTCTCCCTCTCGATCCCGGCGATCCGGGTGCTTCCCCGGGCCCTCCGGCGACGGCTCCTGCGGTCGGCCTTCGAGCAGAGCTTCGGGAACGGCAGGGGCGCGCCTCCCCCCGACTTCGAGTCGATGGAACGCCTCGAGGAGCTGATCCGGGTCGGGCACCATGGCGCGGCGATCACGCTTCCCGGCGGGAACCAGGCGCGCGTCTATTACTCCGATCTGACCTTGGTGAACCCCGATCTCGCGCGCTTCGAGGAGGAGGTGCCCCTGGCGGTTCCGGGAGCCGTCTCGCTGCCCCAGCTGGGCGTTCGCCTGACGGCCTCGGAGGTGGCAGGACCGCCTGATTTCGCCGGCGCTCCCGCCACCGAGCGCGCCTTGCTCGACGCCGACACCCTGCCGGGCCCCCTCCTGGTGCGCTCGCGCCGGGCGGGGGACGCCTTCATGCCCCTGGGGAGCGCCGGCGAGTCGAAGCTCAAGGCCTATTTGATCGACCGGAAGGTGCCTCGGCCCGCCCGGGAGAGGATTCCTCTCGTCCTGGCCGGTCACCGCATCGCCTGGGTCGTGGGATTTCAGATTGACGACCGCTACAAGGTGACCGCGGGGACTCGCCGCATCCTCGTCCTCTCAAAGGAGACGCCATGA
- the hemB gene encoding porphobilinogen synthase has protein sequence MSFPIQRPRRLRRTPVLRKMIRETELSPGDFILPLFVCPGRGVRTEIQAMPGCHRLSVDETVAECEEALSLGVPSVILFGLPPSKDPEGSGAWKEDGIVQQAVRALKKSVPDVFVITDVCLCEYTDHGHCGRIEKGEVLNDPTLELLAETAISQARAGADLIAPSDMMDGRVAAIRRGLDANGFSHLPILSYAAKYASAFYGPFREAADSRPQFGDRRSYQMDPANAREAMREVQLDIEEGADMVMVKPAMPCLDIVRRVREAFPVPLAAYQVSGEYSMIAAAALNGWIDRNLVILESLTAIRRAGADLILTYFAKEAARLLKAG, from the coding sequence ATGAGCTTTCCGATCCAGCGTCCCCGGCGGCTGCGCCGGACCCCCGTGCTGCGGAAAATGATCCGGGAGACCGAGCTGTCGCCCGGCGATTTCATCCTGCCGCTTTTCGTCTGTCCCGGAAGAGGGGTGCGCACCGAGATTCAGGCCATGCCGGGCTGTCATCGCCTGTCGGTCGACGAGACGGTCGCCGAATGCGAGGAGGCGCTTTCGCTGGGGGTGCCCTCCGTCATCCTGTTCGGCCTTCCCCCGTCGAAGGATCCCGAGGGGAGCGGCGCCTGGAAAGAGGACGGCATTGTTCAGCAGGCGGTGCGCGCCTTGAAGAAGAGCGTTCCGGATGTTTTCGTGATCACCGACGTGTGCCTGTGCGAATACACCGACCACGGCCATTGCGGCAGGATCGAGAAGGGCGAAGTTCTCAACGATCCGACGCTGGAGCTGCTGGCGGAGACGGCGATCTCGCAGGCGCGGGCCGGCGCCGATCTCATCGCGCCGTCGGACATGATGGACGGCCGCGTCGCCGCCATCCGCCGCGGCCTCGATGCCAACGGCTTCAGCCACCTTCCCATTCTCTCCTACGCCGCGAAGTACGCGAGCGCCTTCTACGGGCCCTTCCGGGAGGCGGCCGATTCCCGACCGCAGTTCGGGGACCGGCGCTCCTACCAGATGGATCCGGCGAACGCGCGCGAGGCGATGCGTGAGGTGCAGCTCGACATCGAAGAGGGCGCCGACATGGTGATGGTGAAGCCCGCCATGCCGTGCCTCGACATCGTTCGCAGGGTGCGCGAGGCCTTTCCGGTTCCGTTGGCGGCCTATCAGGTCAGCGGGGAGTACTCCATGATCGCGGCCGCGGCGCTCAACGGCTGGATCGATCGAAATCTCGTGATCCTGGAATCTCTCACCGCCATTCGGCGCGCCGGCGCCGATTTGATCCTCACCTATTTTGCCAAGGAGGCGGCCCGTCTCCTGAAGGCCGGCTGA
- the hemL gene encoding glutamate-1-semialdehyde 2,1-aminomutase — protein sequence MSATSRDLFEEALRFIPGGVNSPVRAFKAVGGNPVFLARGKGCRVWDVEGREYLDYVGSWGPLILGHAREEVLDAVTEAMQLGTSFGAPTEAEVEMARALTEAIPSMRKVRLVSSGTEATLSTVRLARAATGRDLIVKAEGCYHGHVDALLVAAGSGVATLGIPGTPGVPREVAAQTLVVPYNDSSALEEVFQRHGERIALLILEPVAGNMGVVIPQKGYLGTARELTRRYGSLLALDEVITGFRLLYGGVQSLFGIEPDLTTLGKVIGGGFPVGAYGGRADLMDRIAPAGPVYQAGTLSGNPIAMRAGLTTLQLLKRLDPYPRLEQLGKSLAAGLAAGAREAGIPLTVNVFGSMLTPFFTAAPVTDFRSAARSDVTRYAEFFRKMLQRNIYLPPGQYEALFLSTAHGESDLDRTLSAAREAFAEMAA from the coding sequence ATGTCCGCTACTTCACGCGATCTCTTCGAGGAAGCGCTCCGCTTCATCCCCGGGGGCGTCAACTCTCCCGTGCGCGCCTTCAAGGCGGTGGGGGGGAACCCCGTGTTCCTGGCACGCGGCAAAGGATGCCGCGTCTGGGACGTCGAGGGGCGGGAATACCTCGATTACGTCGGCTCGTGGGGGCCGCTGATTCTCGGCCATGCCCGCGAAGAGGTGCTGGACGCGGTCACCGAAGCGATGCAGCTCGGGACCTCCTTCGGCGCGCCCACCGAGGCCGAGGTGGAGATGGCCCGGGCGCTCACCGAGGCGATTCCCTCGATGCGGAAGGTCCGCCTGGTCAGCTCGGGGACGGAGGCGACTCTCTCCACGGTGCGGCTGGCGCGGGCCGCCACCGGCCGGGACCTGATTGTGAAGGCGGAGGGATGCTATCACGGTCACGTGGACGCCCTGCTCGTGGCGGCGGGGTCCGGAGTGGCGACGCTGGGGATCCCCGGGACCCCCGGCGTTCCGCGCGAGGTCGCTGCCCAGACCCTCGTCGTGCCTTATAACGACAGTTCGGCCCTTGAAGAGGTCTTCCAGCGGCACGGCGAGCGGATCGCCCTGTTGATCCTCGAGCCGGTGGCGGGAAACATGGGGGTGGTGATCCCCCAAAAGGGCTATCTCGGGACGGCCCGTGAGCTGACCCGGCGATACGGCTCCCTGCTCGCCCTGGACGAAGTCATCACCGGCTTTCGGCTGCTGTACGGCGGAGTGCAGTCCCTTTTCGGGATCGAGCCGGACCTGACCACCCTCGGGAAGGTCATCGGCGGGGGTTTTCCGGTCGGGGCCTATGGCGGCAGGGCGGATCTGATGGACCGGATCGCCCCCGCAGGACCCGTCTATCAGGCCGGGACCCTGTCGGGGAACCCCATCGCCATGCGGGCCGGGCTGACGACCCTCCAGCTCCTGAAGCGGCTCGATCCCTACCCCCGGCTGGAGCAGCTCGGGAAGAGTCTCGCGGCGGGCCTCGCGGCGGGCGCCCGGGAGGCTGGGATTCCATTGACCGTCAACGTGTTCGGGTCGATGCTCACGCCGTTCTTCACGGCCGCGCCGGTGACCGACTTCCGGTCGGCCGCCCGTTCCGACGTGACCCGTTACGCCGAATTCTTCCGGAAAATGCTGCAGCGGAACATCTACCTCCCGCCGGGTCAGTACGAGGCGCTTTTCCTCTCCACCGCCCATGGCGAAAGCGACCTGGATCGAACGTTGAGCGCGGCCCGGGAGGCATTCGCGGAGATGGCGGCCTGA
- a CDS encoding VOC family protein — MVSKVGYSRIIVSDLKRSVEFYRDILGVPLKFETDGWAEFATLGTRLALKAGAPPIAAIPEKNADGKPIAGRVGIAFEVKNLDQLYRDLSAKGVTFTQAPTEEGHAGRTATLLDPDGLEIALGESHH, encoded by the coding sequence ATGGTCAGCAAAGTAGGTTATAGCCGGATCATCGTTTCGGACTTGAAACGCTCGGTCGAGTTCTATCGCGACATCCTCGGTGTTCCTCTGAAATTCGAAACCGATGGGTGGGCGGAGTTCGCCACCCTGGGGACCCGCCTCGCCCTGAAGGCGGGTGCGCCCCCCATCGCCGCGATCCCCGAAAAGAACGCGGACGGCAAGCCCATCGCGGGGCGAGTCGGAATCGCTTTCGAGGTGAAGAATCTCGATCAACTTTACCGGGATCTCAGCGCCAAGGGCGTGACGTTCACCCAGGCTCCCACCGAGGAGGGACACGCCGGTCGCACCGCTACCCTGCTCGACCCCGACGGCCTGGAAATCGCGCTCGGCGAAAGCCATCACTAG